The Clostridium chauvoei genome has a window encoding:
- a CDS encoding type IV pilus twitching motility protein PilT: MYFLRDLLSKTIEAEASDLHLTVGLPPIIRNNGKLMKLGTNKLTPDDMEAFANEILEARYEEYNKIGELDISYSLPGIGRFRVNIFKQRNSDAIAIRVIALKIPTLDELKHPNVIKDMLKNQRGLVLVTGSTGSGKSTTLAAMINEINNTREAHIITLEDPIEYLHKHNKCIINQREIGKDSKSYESALKAILREDPDVILVGEMRDLETISIALTAAETGHLVFSTLHTIGAAKTIDRIIDVFPPHQQQQVRVQLSAVLKGVISQQLVPNSDNSGRVVAMETMVTTPGIQNLIREGKTYQIESAIQTGNKYGMKTMDMSLSELYRRGIISIETAFSYSVDRETIKRIMML, encoded by the coding sequence ATGTATTTTTTACGTGATTTACTAAGTAAGACAATAGAGGCAGAAGCATCAGATCTGCATTTGACAGTTGGGTTACCGCCTATTATAAGAAATAATGGGAAATTAATGAAACTTGGAACTAATAAGTTAACACCAGATGATATGGAAGCTTTTGCAAATGAAATATTGGAAGCCAGATATGAAGAGTATAATAAAATAGGAGAGTTAGATATATCTTACTCATTACCTGGAATTGGAAGATTTAGGGTGAATATATTTAAACAAAGAAATAGTGATGCAATTGCAATAAGAGTTATTGCTTTAAAGATACCAACACTTGATGAACTTAAACATCCAAATGTTATAAAAGATATGTTAAAAAATCAAAGAGGATTAGTTTTAGTAACAGGATCTACAGGTAGTGGAAAAAGCACTACTTTAGCAGCTATGATAAATGAAATAAACAACACAAGAGAAGCTCATATAATTACATTAGAAGATCCAATTGAATATTTACACAAACATAATAAGTGTATAATTAATCAAAGAGAAATAGGAAAAGATAGCAAAAGTTATGAAAGTGCTTTAAAAGCAATATTAAGAGAAGACCCAGATGTTATCTTAGTAGGAGAGATGAGAGATTTAGAAACTATTTCTATTGCCTTAACGGCAGCAGAAACGGGTCATTTAGTATTCTCCACACTACATACTATAGGTGCGGCTAAAACGATAGATAGAATTATAGATGTTTTTCCACCACATCAACAACAACAAGTTAGAGTACAACTATCAGCTGTGCTTAAGGGTGTGATATCTCAACAACTTGTACCTAATTCAGATAATTCAGGTAGAGTAGTAGCAATGGAAACTATGGTAACAACTCCAGGAATACAAAATCTAATTAGAGAAGGAAAAACTTATCAAATAGAGTCAGCTATACAAACGGGCAATAAATATGGTATGAAAACAATGGATATGTCTCTTTCAGAATTATATAGAAGAGGCATTATAAGTATAGAAACTGCCTTTAGTTACTCAGTAGATAGAGAAACTATAAAGAGAATAATGATGCTTTAA
- a CDS encoding response regulator — translation MAHEKVLVVDDEAHIVELISYNLINSGYDVITASNGNDAVKMARENKPSLVLLDLMLPGIDGFDVCKVIKGDKELKNTSIIMLTAKGEELDKILGLELGADDYITKPFSIRELLARIKAVLRRVAPSKEELETFTYDNLSINFERREVYLASKKIDLTLKEFELLDILIRNRGKILTRDMLLDKIWGYEYIGETRTVDVHIRYLRKKIELDDKNPRFIETIRGVGYRFTLND, via the coding sequence GTGGCACATGAGAAAGTTTTAGTAGTAGATGATGAAGCACATATAGTTGAACTTATAAGCTATAATTTAATTAATTCTGGTTATGATGTGATAACAGCTAGCAATGGAAATGATGCAGTAAAAATGGCGAGAGAAAACAAACCGAGTTTAGTATTACTAGATTTGATGTTACCTGGTATAGATGGTTTTGATGTTTGTAAGGTCATAAAGGGAGATAAAGAACTTAAAAATACTTCAATTATCATGCTAACTGCTAAGGGAGAAGAGTTAGATAAAATATTAGGATTAGAATTAGGAGCAGATGATTATATAACAAAACCATTTTCAATTAGAGAGTTACTTGCAAGGATTAAAGCAGTATTAAGAAGAGTAGCACCATCAAAAGAAGAACTTGAAACTTTCACTTATGATAATTTATCTATAAATTTTGAAAGAAGAGAAGTTTATTTGGCTTCTAAAAAGATAGATTTAACTTTAAAGGAGTTTGAACTTTTAGATATACTTATAAGAAATAGAGGGAAAATTTTAACAAGAGATATGTTACTTGATAAAATTTGGGGATATGAATATATAGGTGAAACTAGAACGGTAGATGTTCATATTAGATATTTGAGGAAAAAGATAGAACTAGATGATAAAAACCCTAGATTTATAGAGACTATAAGAGGTGTTGGGTATAGATTTACCCTAAATGATTAG
- a CDS encoding sigma-E processing peptidase SpoIIGA: MVVYVDVVFIENFIVNLFLLLITMKLLRFEYRKSIYVGAVLGGLYTLALFIKIPVLTSLVGKILVALIMIMLTVKKRTLGTIIKAVITFFIGSFTLCGICFTFSLMQNQYSISKDFIISNYSIKYIIVSIMILYIVIVRIVDYLRERALIKNLLYDIEFSYNEKKVCLKGFLDTGNELREPVTNLPCIIVENELIDTMNIPDEKAYYISYSTIGEDGKLKGFKGEKIKVRQQNEDWRTIDAIICSCKNNKLSKENEFNALLSRGII; encoded by the coding sequence ATGGTTGTGTATGTTGATGTAGTTTTTATTGAGAATTTTATTGTAAATCTATTTTTATTATTAATTACTATGAAGCTACTAAGATTTGAGTATAGGAAGAGTATTTATGTAGGGGCAGTACTTGGAGGATTATATACTCTAGCTTTATTTATAAAAATTCCTGTACTTACATCATTAGTTGGGAAAATACTAGTAGCATTAATTATGATAATGTTAACGGTTAAAAAAAGAACTTTAGGAACTATAATAAAGGCAGTGATTACCTTCTTTATAGGGTCCTTTACATTATGTGGAATATGTTTTACCTTTTCATTAATGCAAAATCAATATTCTATTTCAAAAGATTTTATTATAAGCAATTATTCAATAAAATATATAATTGTTTCAATAATGATACTATACATAGTTATAGTTAGGATTGTAGATTATTTACGAGAAAGAGCTTTAATTAAAAATTTATTATATGATATCGAGTTTTCTTACAATGAAAAAAAAGTATGTTTGAAAGGATTTTTAGATACAGGAAATGAACTAAGAGAGCCAGTAACTAATTTGCCATGTATTATAGTTGAAAATGAACTAATAGATACTATGAATATACCAGATGAAAAGGCTTATTATATCTCATACAGCACTATAGGTGAGGATGGTAAATTAAAGGGATTCAAAGGAGAAAAGATTAAGGTTAGACAACAAAATGAAGATTGGAGAACTATAGATGCAATTATTTGCAGTTGCAAGAATAATAAATTAAGTAAAGAAAATGAATTTAATGCATTATTATCAAGAGGTATTATATAG
- the ftsZ gene encoding cell division protein FtsZ, whose amino-acid sequence MLDFEVDMQELTNIKVIGCGGGGGNAVNRMIAEGLKNVEFIAVNTDKQALMLSHANVKIQIGDKLTKGLGAGANPEIGKKAAEESREEIAEAIKGANMVFITAGMGGGTGTGAAPVVAEIAKAMNILTVGVVTKPFPFEGKRRMRHAEMGIENLMNAVDTLVIIPNERLLSMADKKTTLLDSFKLADDVLRQGVQAISDLITIPGVVNADFADIETVMLNKGLAHMGVGHGTGDNKAQDAVRQAISSPLLETSIDGATGVIINFTGGVDLGAIEVYEAADIVRESADPDANIIFGAVIDETLTDEIRITVIATGFEEENHSLSVEKPVVEKRTVVKETVQKEEIVMEQPKRVDPLLDIDTDSVNIPSFLRSRK is encoded by the coding sequence TTGTTAGATTTCGAAGTAGATATGCAAGAATTAACCAATATTAAAGTTATTGGTTGTGGTGGCGGCGGTGGAAATGCCGTTAATAGAATGATAGCTGAAGGTTTAAAAAATGTTGAATTTATAGCTGTTAATACAGATAAACAAGCATTAATGTTATCTCATGCAAATGTTAAAATTCAAATTGGTGATAAGCTTACAAAGGGGTTAGGCGCAGGTGCTAATCCTGAAATAGGAAAAAAAGCTGCAGAAGAAAGCAGAGAAGAAATAGCAGAAGCAATAAAAGGTGCCAACATGGTATTCATCACAGCTGGAATGGGTGGTGGAACAGGTACAGGAGCAGCTCCAGTAGTTGCAGAAATAGCAAAAGCTATGAATATATTAACAGTAGGTGTTGTTACTAAACCATTCCCATTTGAAGGGAAAAGAAGAATGAGACATGCTGAAATGGGGATTGAAAACCTAATGAATGCTGTAGATACACTTGTTATCATTCCAAATGAAAGATTATTATCAATGGCTGATAAGAAGACAACTCTTCTAGATTCATTTAAATTAGCTGATGATGTATTAAGACAAGGTGTTCAAGCTATATCTGACCTTATTACAATTCCTGGGGTTGTTAATGCTGACTTTGCTGACATAGAAACTGTTATGTTAAATAAAGGATTAGCTCACATGGGAGTTGGACATGGTACTGGAGATAATAAAGCTCAAGATGCAGTAAGACAAGCGATTTCATCACCATTATTAGAAACTTCAATAGATGGAGCTACAGGAGTTATAATTAACTTTACAGGTGGCGTAGATTTAGGAGCTATTGAAGTATATGAAGCTGCTGATATAGTAAGAGAATCTGCTGACCCAGATGCTAACATAATATTTGGTGCTGTTATAGATGAAACTCTAACAGATGAAATTAGAATTACAGTTATTGCAACTGGATTTGAAGAAGAAAACCATTCATTATCTGTAGAAAAGCCTGTAGTAGAAAAGAGAACTGTAGTAAAAGAAACAGTACAAAAAGAAGAAATAGTTATGGAGCAGCCAAAGAGAGTAGATCCATTATTAGATATTGATACAGATAGTGTTAATATACCAAGTTTCTTAAGATCAAGAAAATAA
- a CDS encoding sensor histidine kinase, with product MKRKIINSSIITVLFALIIVTCLFISLVNLKEIDKTKETLKNYNKIIINIDNYSKETLSNFKINNNNVRFTIIDKSGKVVFDSTNKSLKNHLNRQEIIKAFQDEEASSSRFSETEGTNVVYYATKISEDYVIRASVPTYAIRFFTFKYFNYYIVVIIFVTLLSLALSLKLIRAITYPLNELEIVTYKIANGDLNKRAIIYKEDEIGSLAHTFNNMADQLQSKINDSVDKQNKLEAILESMESGVIAIDNNLEVMLINPYAKRVFGINKEIIGAKIGEHIIDYDIINFIKEMPAIETREIKLLHPIEREIRIKKAPIISIKGTLIGIVIAVQDITDIKRLENMRSQFVANVSHELKTPLTSIKGFAETLKIVNDEETRNKFLDIINNEAERLTRLINDILVLSNIENNHISRNEEFDPVQVIENVINMVKTQCDEKMTKIEFVNNNKGMLVGDRDKFLQLILNLVENAIKYSENKSLVKINIHNKRNSTYITVEDNGIGIPKEDIPRIFERFYRVDKSRAKGGTGLGLAIVKHIAKTFNGDIYVDSTLGVGTKFTVKIKKQII from the coding sequence ATGAAGAGAAAAATAATAAATTCATCTATAATAACAGTTTTATTTGCATTAATAATAGTAACATGTTTATTTATAAGTTTAGTAAATTTAAAAGAGATAGATAAAACAAAGGAAACGTTAAAAAATTATAATAAAATTATAATAAATATAGATAATTATAGTAAAGAAACATTAAGTAATTTTAAGATAAATAATAATAATGTTAGATTTACCATTATAGATAAGTCTGGAAAAGTGGTATTTGATAGTACAAATAAAAGTCTTAAAAATCACTTAAATAGGCAGGAAATAATAAAAGCCTTTCAAGATGAAGAAGCTTCTTCAAGTAGATTTAGTGAGACAGAAGGAACAAATGTAGTTTATTATGCAACAAAGATATCCGAAGATTACGTAATAAGGGCTTCTGTACCAACATATGCAATTAGATTTTTTACTTTTAAATATTTTAATTATTATATAGTTGTAATTATATTTGTAACACTTTTATCATTAGCATTATCTTTGAAATTAATAAGAGCAATTACATATCCATTAAATGAGTTAGAAATAGTTACATATAAAATAGCAAATGGAGACTTAAATAAAAGAGCAATTATTTATAAAGAAGATGAAATTGGGTCTTTAGCACATACCTTTAATAATATGGCAGATCAACTACAAAGCAAAATAAATGATTCAGTAGATAAACAAAACAAGCTAGAAGCTATACTTGAAAGCATGGAAAGTGGTGTTATAGCTATAGATAATAACCTTGAAGTTATGCTTATAAATCCTTATGCAAAGAGAGTATTTGGGATTAATAAGGAGATAATAGGAGCAAAAATAGGAGAGCACATTATAGATTATGACATTATAAATTTCATAAAAGAAATGCCAGCTATAGAAACAAGAGAAATAAAATTATTGCATCCAATAGAAAGAGAAATTAGAATTAAAAAAGCTCCTATAATAAGTATAAAAGGTACATTGATAGGTATAGTTATAGCAGTTCAAGATATAACTGATATAAAAAGATTAGAAAATATGAGAAGTCAATTTGTTGCAAATGTTTCTCACGAGTTAAAAACTCCTCTTACTTCAATTAAAGGCTTTGCAGAAACTTTAAAAATAGTAAATGATGAAGAGACTAGAAATAAATTTTTAGATATAATAAATAACGAAGCGGAAAGATTAACACGTTTAATTAATGATATTTTAGTATTATCGAACATAGAAAATAATCATATTTCAAGAAATGAAGAGTTTGACCCTGTACAAGTAATTGAAAATGTAATTAATATGGTTAAAACACAATGTGATGAAAAGATGACTAAAATAGAATTTGTAAATAATAATAAAGGGATGCTAGTTGGAGATAGAGATAAATTTCTACAGTTAATTTTAAATTTAGTTGAGAATGCTATTAAATATTCAGAGAATAAAAGTTTAGTTAAAATTAATATTCATAATAAAAGAAATTCTACTTATATAACAGTTGAAGATAATGGCATAGGAATACCTAAAGAAGATATTCCAAGAATTTTTGAAAGATTTTATAGAGTGGATAAATCAAGAGCTAAAGGTGGCACTGGACTTGGACTTGCTATAGTTAAGCATATTGCTAAAACCTTTAATGGAGATATATATGTAGATTCAACTTTGGGAGTTGGAACAAAATTTACAGTTAAGATAAAAAAACAAATTATTTAA
- the nrdR gene encoding transcriptional regulator NrdR, whose protein sequence is MKCPFCSFEESKVVDSRSTDDNTTIRRRRECLKCNKRYTTYEKVEDIPILVIKRDLTRENFNKEKIINGLIIACQKRPISRMQIEKIASDIEKTISNKMITEVESEHIGEMVMNRLKKIDEISYVRFASVYRQFKDINTFLEEIKSLVSKN, encoded by the coding sequence ATGAAATGTCCTTTTTGTTCCTTTGAAGAAAGCAAAGTAGTAGATTCAAGATCAACAGATGATAATACAACTATTAGAAGAAGAAGAGAATGTTTAAAGTGCAACAAGAGATATACAACATACGAAAAAGTAGAAGATATTCCTATATTAGTAATTAAAAGAGATTTAACAAGAGAAAATTTTAATAAAGAAAAAATTATAAATGGATTAATTATTGCTTGTCAAAAAAGACCTATATCAAGAATGCAAATAGAAAAAATTGCGTCAGATATAGAAAAAACAATTTCAAATAAAATGATAACAGAAGTAGAATCAGAGCATATTGGTGAGATGGTTATGAATAGATTAAAAAAGATAGATGAAATATCATATGTTAGATTTGCTTCAGTATATAGACAATTTAAAGATATAAATACATTTTTAGAAGAAATTAAAAGTTTAGTATCTAAAAATTAA
- a CDS encoding phosphate ABC transporter substrate-binding protein: MKRKSLKLVYAALLVSMMGGVFAGCSGEGSASRGDVRVSISGSTSVGPLMEKVAEKYESENKSLSIEINQVGSSAGIKDTINGVSEIGMSSRKLKPEEEKEVKGTIIAYDGIALITNKNNTVKDITMDKIKDIYTGKITNWKDLGGSDMPIVVVSREDGSGTRDAFQEIVGYKSDELVANATISDGNGNVKTTVEGNENAIGFVSFEYLDDKIGQLSVDGIKPEANLVKSGEYKLSRPFILASKEGSITEEGKKLIDYILSDAGQKIVEENKLITIK; this comes from the coding sequence ATGAAAAGAAAGAGCTTAAAATTAGTTTATGCAGCTTTATTAGTTTCAATGATGGGAGGGGTATTTGCAGGGTGTTCAGGAGAAGGAAGTGCTTCAAGAGGCGATGTTAGAGTTTCAATATCAGGATCTACATCAGTAGGGCCGTTAATGGAAAAAGTAGCAGAAAAATATGAATCTGAAAATAAAAGTCTTTCAATAGAAATTAATCAAGTAGGGTCATCAGCTGGTATTAAGGATACCATAAATGGAGTTTCAGAAATTGGAATGTCATCAAGAAAGCTTAAACCTGAAGAAGAAAAAGAAGTAAAAGGAACTATAATAGCCTATGACGGAATAGCTCTTATAACAAATAAAAATAATACAGTAAAAGACATAACAATGGATAAAATTAAAGATATATATACAGGTAAAATAACTAATTGGAAAGACCTTGGTGGATCAGATATGCCAATAGTTGTAGTATCAAGAGAAGATGGGTCAGGTACTAGAGATGCTTTTCAAGAAATTGTTGGGTATAAATCAGATGAATTAGTAGCAAATGCAACTATATCAGATGGAAATGGTAATGTTAAAACAACAGTAGAAGGCAATGAAAATGCAATTGGTTTTGTATCTTTTGAGTACTTAGATGATAAAATAGGACAATTATCAGTTGATGGTATTAAGCCAGAAGCTAATCTTGTTAAAAGTGGAGAATATAAATTATCAAGACCATTTATATTAGCAAGCAAAGAAGGAAGTATAACAGAAGAAGGTAAAAAATTAATTGATTATATTTTAAGTGATGCAGGACAAAAAATAGTTGAAGAAAACAAATTAATTACAATAAAGTAA
- a CDS encoding YlmC/YmxH family sporulation protein, with amino-acid sequence MNFMGGMMNEENNENMDSDLILHSLNALRSMEVIDIKNGAKLGFVKDVVIDIKESKVVAIILPSIDKNWFSKEEDIEVPWDHVKKAGIDVLLVDTTDIIKEEFKNNI; translated from the coding sequence ATGAACTTTATGGGTGGTATGATGAATGAAGAAAATAATGAAAATATGGATAGTGATTTAATCTTACATTCATTAAATGCATTAAGATCAATGGAAGTTATAGATATAAAAAATGGTGCTAAATTAGGATTCGTTAAAGATGTTGTTATAGATATTAAGGAGAGTAAAGTGGTAGCTATAATATTACCATCTATTGATAAAAATTGGTTTAGTAAAGAAGAAGATATAGAAGTTCCTTGGGATCATGTAAAAAAAGCAGGTATAGATGTACTATTAGTTGATACAACAGATATTATAAAAGAGGAATTTAAAAATAATATCTAG
- the sigG gene encoding RNA polymerase sporulation sigma factor SigG, which produces MIINKVEICGVNTSKLPILKEKEKRELLLSMRAGDTTARETFIKGNLRLVLSVIQRFNNRGENVDDLFQVGCIGLMKAIDNFDLGQNVKFSTYAVPMIIGEIRRYLRDNNSIRVSRSLRDIAYKALLVRDRLIKDNNKEPTVSQIAKELNLPREEVVFALDAIQDPVSLFEPIYHDGGDAIYVMDQISDSKNSDENWLENISIKEAMKKLNDREKLILTLRFFNGRTQMEVADEIGISQAQVSRLEKTALKHMKKYV; this is translated from the coding sequence TTGATCATTAATAAGGTAGAAATATGTGGAGTAAATACTTCAAAATTACCAATATTAAAAGAAAAAGAAAAAAGAGAATTACTACTTAGTATGAGAGCAGGAGATACTACTGCAAGAGAAACTTTTATTAAAGGTAATTTAAGATTAGTCCTTAGTGTGATTCAAAGGTTTAATAATAGAGGAGAAAATGTAGATGACTTATTTCAAGTAGGGTGCATTGGCCTTATGAAAGCCATTGATAACTTTGATTTAGGTCAAAATGTTAAGTTTTCAACTTATGCTGTTCCTATGATAATAGGAGAAATTAGAAGGTACTTAAGAGACAATAACTCAATAAGAGTAAGCAGATCTTTAAGAGATATTGCATATAAGGCCCTTTTAGTTAGAGATAGACTTATAAAGGACAATAATAAGGAACCAACCGTCTCTCAAATAGCAAAGGAGTTAAACTTACCAAGAGAAGAAGTGGTGTTTGCCCTTGATGCCATTCAAGATCCAGTTTCTCTTTTTGAACCAATTTATCATGATGGTGGAGATGCTATTTATGTCATGGATCAAATCAGCGATTCTAAAAACAGCGATGAAAATTGGCTTGAAAACATATCTATAAAGGAAGCTATGAAAAAATTAAATGATAGAGAAAAATTAATTTTAACATTAAGGTTCTTTAATGGAAGAACACAAATGGAAGTAGCTGACGAAATAGGAATATCACAAGCTCAAGTTTCAAGACTAGAAAAGACAGCCTTAAAGCACATGAAAAAATATGTATAG
- a CDS encoding polyphenol oxidase family protein, with translation MKKLTIDDFKRYKDFLKLDLNNISIVFSTAENNRSFNKHTQDGVDNLNSIKADFNLDNIEYLNQIHSDKSYIYNKYNSIKDKEGDAVITHEEKTAIGVFTADCTPIILINEEKKVIAAIHSGWKGTFNSIVLKTLDKMIKEYDIDLKTTKAFIGPHIRKCCYEISEELKEDFIKHTGIEEKLLFDGRNLSMETVIIKDLINAGILDENVYSLDICTHCCKDLKMHSYRASVGTYGRLFSFAYIK, from the coding sequence ATGAAAAAGTTAACAATAGATGATTTTAAAAGATATAAGGACTTTTTAAAATTAGATTTAAATAATATAAGTATTGTTTTTTCAACGGCAGAAAATAATAGAAGTTTTAATAAACATACACAAGATGGAGTGGATAATTTAAATAGTATAAAAGCTGATTTTAATTTAGATAATATAGAATATTTAAACCAAATTCATAGTGATAAAAGTTATATATATAATAAATATAACTCTATAAAAGATAAAGAAGGGGATGCAGTTATAACACATGAAGAAAAAACTGCAATTGGAGTTTTTACAGCAGATTGTACCCCTATAATACTTATAAATGAAGAAAAAAAAGTAATAGCAGCTATTCATAGTGGTTGGAAGGGGACTTTTAATTCTATAGTTTTAAAAACTTTAGATAAGATGATAAAAGAGTATGATATAGATTTAAAAACTACAAAAGCATTTATAGGTCCACATATAAGAAAATGTTGTTATGAAATTTCAGAAGAATTAAAAGAAGATTTTATAAAACATACTGGAATAGAAGAAAAATTATTATTTGATGGAAGAAATTTAAGTATGGAAACTGTAATAATTAAAGATTTAATAAATGCAGGAATACTAGATGAAAATGTATATTCATTAGATATATGTACTCATTGTTGTAAAGATCTAAAAATGCATTCATATAGAGCATCAGTTGGAACCTATGGCAGATTATTTTCATTTGCATATATAAAGTAA
- the pstC gene encoding phosphate ABC transporter permease subunit PstC, whose translation MESAKERNNKSKYLMEKISHGVFLGSALIAVISLLLIIGFVFYKGLTPFVSKGYSVGGFIFGTEWVPSLDKFGILPMILASIFGTLGSLIIGVPVGILTAVFIAEIAPKRIGKIISSSVELLAGIPSVLYGVFGLAIVVPWIKETFNLPKGQSLLAVVLVLSIMMLPTIITVAETAIRAVPKAYKEGSLALGASQIETIFKVVLPAAKSGILAAIVLGVGRAIGETMAIILVAGNSPIIPKGLTESVRPLTTNIALEMGYAFGTHQEMLFATGVILFLFILILNLVLSKLSSKEGM comes from the coding sequence ATGGAAAGTGCTAAGGAAAGAAATAATAAAAGTAAATATTTAATGGAAAAAATATCTCATGGTGTATTTTTAGGAAGCGCTCTTATTGCAGTAATAAGTTTATTACTGATAATCGGATTTGTATTTTATAAAGGACTAACTCCATTTGTAAGTAAAGGATATTCTGTTGGAGGATTCATATTTGGAACTGAATGGGTTCCATCATTAGATAAGTTTGGAATTTTACCAATGATATTAGCTTCTATATTTGGTACTTTAGGATCACTAATAATAGGAGTACCGGTAGGAATATTAACAGCGGTATTTATTGCAGAAATAGCACCTAAAAGAATTGGGAAAATAATTTCATCTTCAGTTGAGTTATTAGCAGGAATACCATCAGTATTATACGGAGTTTTTGGCCTTGCCATTGTGGTTCCTTGGATAAAAGAAACTTTTAACTTACCAAAGGGGCAAAGTCTTTTAGCTGTAGTATTAGTTTTATCAATAATGATGTTACCAACAATAATTACAGTAGCAGAAACTGCAATAAGAGCAGTTCCTAAAGCTTATAAAGAAGGATCTTTAGCCCTTGGTGCATCTCAAATAGAAACAATCTTTAAGGTTGTACTTCCAGCAGCTAAATCAGGAATATTAGCAGCAATAGTTTTAGGAGTTGGTAGAGCTATAGGAGAAACAATGGCAATAATATTAGTTGCAGGTAATTCGCCAATTATTCCAAAAGGTTTAACAGAAAGTGTAAGACCTTTAACTACTAATATAGCCTTAGAGATGGGATATGCTTTTGGAACTCATCAAGAAATGTTATTTGCAACTGGAGTAATTTTATTTTTATTTATTTTAATACTAAATTTAGTATTAAGTAAACTTTCTAGTAAGGAAGGTATGTAG
- the sigE gene encoding RNA polymerase sporulation sigma factor SigE produces MLRLDVLLNRIIQKLKLFKSKVHYVGGNDSLPPPLKKEEEEELVNKLIKGDESIRDILIERNLRLVVYIARKFENTGVCVEDLISVGTIGLIKAVNTFNPEKKIKLATYASRCIENEILMYLRRNSKVKAEISFYEPLNIDWDGNELLLSDILGTENDTVYNLIEDEVDKQLLFLALKHLNEREKEIVKLRFGLNGTREKTQKEVADMLGISQSYISRLEKKIISRLKKEINKMI; encoded by the coding sequence ATGTTAAGGTTAGATGTATTATTAAATAGAATTATACAAAAATTAAAGTTATTTAAAAGTAAAGTTCACTATGTAGGGGGAAATGATTCTTTACCACCACCACTAAAGAAAGAGGAAGAAGAGGAACTAGTTAATAAATTAATAAAAGGCGATGAATCAATTAGAGATATATTAATTGAAAGAAATTTAAGATTAGTTGTATATATAGCAAGAAAGTTTGAAAATACAGGAGTTTGTGTAGAAGATTTGATATCAGTAGGAACAATAGGACTTATAAAAGCTGTTAATACATTTAATCCTGAAAAGAAAATAAAACTTGCAACCTATGCCTCAAGGTGTATAGAAAATGAAATTCTTATGTATCTTAGAAGAAATAGTAAGGTAAAAGCAGAGATATCCTTTTATGAACCTTTAAACATAGATTGGGATGGAAATGAATTATTGTTATCGGATATTTTGGGAACAGAAAATGATACTGTTTATAATTTAATAGAAGATGAGGTAGACAAGCAATTATTATTTTTAGCATTAAAACATCTTAATGAAAGAGAAAAAGAAATTGTAAAATTAAGATTTGGGTTAAATGGAACAAGAGAAAAGACTCAGAAGGAAGTAGCTGACATGCTTGGGATATCACAATCATATATTTCAAGGCTAGAAAAAAAGATAATAAGTAGACTTAAAAAAGAAATCAATAAAATGATTTAG